The following proteins come from a genomic window of Sorghum bicolor cultivar BTx623 chromosome 3, Sorghum_bicolor_NCBIv3, whole genome shotgun sequence:
- the LOC8075560 gene encoding casein kinase 1-like protein HD16 produces the protein MPVLHSAARRAREAQGSPAAAEDKAPAAAAAPEPAPAPPPAEKKRRVTRAGEREREEARLVEVVAGKGGDDERERGMDDGDSDDKLISDEEGSPPVPDTIQVGSSPKYRVGKKLGKGGFGQVYVGHRMSATGPGAVEVALKFEHRTSTGCHYGPPYEWAVYNVVSGIHGVPRVHYKGRQGDYFVMVIDMLGPSLWDVWNNNSHTMSSQMVACIAIESISILEKMHSKGYVHGDIKPENFLLGTPGTPEEKKLFLVDLGLATKWKKSATGQHVEYDQQPDVFRGTVRYASVHAHLGRIGSRRDDLESLAYTLVFLLQGRLPWQGYQGENKSFLVCKKKMATSPKSLCCFCPQPFKEFVDYVVNLKFDEEPNYAKCVSFFDSVVGPNPDVRPINTDGAQKLIHQVGQKRGRLLIEEEADEQPKKKIRMGMPATQWISVYNSRRPMKQRYHYNVADSRLVQQIEKGNDDRLFISCITSCSNLWAIIMDAGTGFASQVYELTPHFLHKEWIMEQWERNYYITALAGASNGSSVVVMSKGTAYTQQSYKVSDTFPYKWINKK, from the exons ATGCCTGTGCTGCATAGCGCGGCGCGAAGGGCCCGAGAGGCTCAGGGGAGTCCGGCGGCGGCTGAGGACAaagctccggcggcggcggcggcaccggaACCGGCACCGGCACCACCGCCGGCGGAGAAAAAACGGAGGGTGACGAGGGCGGGAGAGAGGGAGCGGGAGGAGGCCAGGCTCGTGGAGGTCGTCGCGGGGAAAGGCGGCGACGACGAGAGGGAGCGTGGGATGGACGACGGGGACAGCGACGACAAGCTGATAAGCGACGAGGAGGGCAGCCCCCCTGTCCCTGACACG ATCCAGGTGGGTAGTTCACCAAAGTATAGAGTCGGgaagaagcttgggaaaggtggTTTTGGCCAAGTATATGTTGGCCACCGCATGTCAGCTACTGGTCCAGGTGCTGTTGAG GTGGCACTGAAGTTTGAGCATAGGACCAGTACAGGATGTCACTATGGCCCTCCTTATGAGTGGGCAGTTTACAA CGTCGTCAGTGGCATTCATGGGGTTCCCCGAGTCCACTACAAAGGACGCCAAGGGGATTACTTTGTTATG GTTATTGATATGCTCGGACCCAGTCTTTGGGATGTCTGGAATAATAACTCTCACAC AATGTCATCTCAGATGGTTGCTTGTATTGCTATTGAATCAATCTCCATACTTGAGAAAATGCATTCAAAAGG GTATGTTCATGGCGATATCAAACCAGAGAATTTCTTGCTAGGGACTCCTGGGACACCTGAAGAAAAGAAACTCTTCCTTGTTGATCTTGGCTTAG CTACGAAGTGGAAGAAAAGTGCAACAGGGCAACACGTTGAATATGATCAGCAACCAGATGTTTTCAG GGGAACAGTTCGCTATGCTAGTGTTCATGCACATCTTGGGAGAATAGGTAGCAGGAGGGATGATTTAGAATCTCTAGCATACACGCTAGTCTTTCTTCTACAGGGACGTCTACCTTGGCAAGGTTATCAG GGTGAAAACAAAAGCTTCCTTGTCTGCAAGAAGAAAATGGCTACCTCTCCAAAatctctctgttgcttttgcccaCAACCCTTCAAAGAGTTTGTAGACTATGTGGTCAATTTGAAGTTTGATGAGGAACCCAACTATGCAAAATGTGTATCGTTTTTTGATAGCGTAGTAGGTCCAAATCCAGATGTTAGACCAATTAACACTGATGGTGCTCAGAAG CTTATACATCAAGTTGGCCAAAAGAGAGGCCGCTTATTGATAGAGGAAGAGGCAGATGAACAACCAAAGAAGAAGATCAGGATGGGAATGCCTGCAACACAATGGATAAGTGTCTATAATAGCAGACGACCTATGAAACAAAG GTACCACTACAATGTTGCAGATTCAAGGCTTGTACAACAAATTGAAAAAGGGAATGACGATAGACTGTTTATTAGTTGCATAACATCTTGTTCCAATCTCTGGGCTATAATCATGGATGCTGGAACTGGTTTCGCTTCCCAAGTTTACGAGCTTACACCACATTTCCTTCACAAA GAATGGATAATGGAGCAATGGGAGAGGAACTACTATATAACTGCGCTTGCTGGGGCAAGCAATGGCAGCTCGGTGGTAGTAATGTCTAAAG GCACAGCCTACACACAACAGTCCTACAAAGTTAGTGATACTTTCCCCTACAAATGGATAAACAAGAAATAG